In a genomic window of Stakelama saccharophila:
- a CDS encoding NADH-quinone oxidoreductase subunit A has translation MALIFALALLGQLASPSSWPTSWPQAMPFLGGGDQGAHAWQRYHIRYYSMTLLFIAFEMEMMFMYPWAVVFVAEGMKAMVEMGMFLAILSVGIVYGWREGVFRWQ, from the coding sequence GTGGCCCTGATTTTCGCGCTGGCGCTGCTTGGCCAGTTGGCCTCACCTAGTTCTTGGCCGACATCGTGGCCGCAGGCGATGCCGTTTCTCGGCGGTGGTGATCAGGGCGCGCACGCCTGGCAGCGCTATCACATCCGCTATTATTCGATGACGCTGTTGTTCATCGCCTTCGAGATGGAGATGATGTTCATGTATCCCTGGGCGGTCGTCTTCGTCGCCGAGGGGATGAAGGCGATGGTCGAGATGGGTATGTTTCTCGCCATCCTGTCGGTCGGTATCGTCTATGGCTGGCGCGAGGGGGTATTTCGGTGGCAATGA